A single window of Mycoplasma bradburyae DNA harbors:
- a CDS encoding cation-translocating P-type ATPase: MSDKKIGLSSSEAKELYEKNGPNKINIEKKKNYFLVFLSQFKDLMIIILLIAVIASFAVAIVTGINHQWDFELDGGALKIEFVQPFIILFVIVVNSLIGTVQEIKSDQAVKSLNKLNVTKAKVYRDNNLVNIDSSELVVGDVIVLESGDIIPADCKIIESSNLYSNQSILTGESLPVKKMVYKDEPKDISTIERNDYLFSGCSITNGHSLCEIVNTGIKTEIGKISSLVNNQKKQLSPLQIKLEKLSKIFGYSGIVLFFIAFIIQIILSGVDNFKDNWSTALTASISLAVAAVPEGLSTFVSIILALGIKNIAKEKAIIKKLASIETLGSAAIICSDKTGTITKNQMSVVGLWTNGKEIESELSEEHKNLLINSILCSTAKINFDENNKMIEVGDPTETALIRYGIENKFYDAKQFSDYEIKVNPFDSVKKMMSVQIYNKSTNKGMLIVKGAAESIINISNNDNSDAYLKQIKKYADSAYRTLVVAYKEIDKIYGNFDEIENNLKLQGIIALMDPPREEVVHSVNVAKAAGIKPIMITGDDLNTAKAIAKQVNIFDESKDLALTSATLKEIDDQTLKKDIEKYSVYARMSPEDKMRIIDAWQANDQVVAMTGDGVNDAPALKKADIGCAMGITGTDVAKETADMIIVDDNFSTIIKSVESGRKIYQTIKKVIQNLLITSIAEILVVLIGLIVMLPIFKSIINNNAELLNKFKLNNIDINDLFEKFTLFSAAQLLWINILTHGFPAIALGIQKSRNQVMNVRPYFKYENIFARRMGIDLIWQSCFISIMSLLAYSIGISYALNSTDIQTIKSFNLIGSSMSFIVLGISASIHCLNLMTDSTLLKASIRHYWLVYLSAIFSVSLILLVSLIGKISFVFKMDENFINKPELIGYSLLMSFSIVPVMEIYKLFTNKVAIKKEPINGFKMITKTLSR, translated from the coding sequence ATGTCAGATAAAAAAATAGGGTTAAGTAGTTCTGAAGCTAAAGAACTATACGAAAAAAATGGTCCAAACAAAATCAATATTGAAAAGAAAAAAAACTATTTTCTAGTTTTTCTTTCTCAATTTAAAGATTTAATGATCATTATATTGTTAATCGCTGTTATCGCTTCTTTTGCAGTAGCGATAGTCACAGGGATCAATCATCAATGAGATTTTGAACTTGATGGTGGAGCTTTAAAGATTGAATTTGTTCAACCTTTTATTATCTTGTTTGTTATAGTTGTTAATTCGCTAATTGGAACAGTTCAAGAAATAAAATCAGATCAAGCAGTTAAATCTTTAAATAAATTAAATGTTACGAAAGCTAAAGTATATCGTGATAATAATTTAGTTAATATCGATTCTAGTGAATTAGTAGTAGGAGATGTTATTGTTTTAGAGTCGGGTGATATTATACCTGCTGATTGCAAGATTATTGAATCTAGTAATCTCTATTCGAATCAGTCGATATTAACCGGTGAATCCTTGCCGGTTAAGAAAATGGTTTATAAAGATGAACCAAAGGATATATCAACTATTGAAAGAAATGACTATTTGTTTTCAGGTTGTTCTATAACCAATGGTCACTCCTTATGTGAAATCGTTAATACGGGAATAAAAACAGAAATTGGAAAAATTTCTTCTTTAGTTAATAATCAAAAAAAACAATTATCGCCATTACAAATTAAATTAGAAAAACTTTCTAAAATTTTTGGTTACAGCGGAATAGTTTTATTTTTTATCGCTTTTATTATTCAAATCATATTAAGTGGTGTTGATAACTTTAAAGATAATTGATCAACAGCACTAACTGCTTCCATTTCATTAGCTGTAGCAGCAGTTCCTGAAGGTTTAAGTACATTTGTTTCGATTATTCTTGCATTGGGAATTAAAAATATCGCCAAAGAAAAAGCAATAATTAAAAAACTAGCTTCAATCGAAACGTTAGGGTCGGCAGCAATTATTTGTTCAGACAAAACCGGTACAATTACGAAAAATCAAATGTCTGTTGTTGGCTTATGAACAAATGGTAAAGAAATTGAAAGTGAATTAAGCGAAGAACATAAAAATTTATTAATTAATTCGATTTTATGCTCTACGGCTAAAATTAATTTTGATGAAAATAACAAGATGATTGAAGTAGGTGATCCTACTGAAACTGCTTTAATAAGATACGGAATCGAAAATAAATTCTATGATGCTAAACAATTTAGTGATTATGAAATTAAAGTAAATCCATTTGATTCTGTTAAAAAAATGATGTCAGTTCAAATTTATAACAAATCAACAAATAAAGGTATGTTGATTGTTAAGGGGGCTGCTGAATCAATTATTAATATATCGAATAATGATAATTCAGATGCATACTTAAAACAAATAAAAAAATATGCAGATTCTGCTTATAGAACTTTAGTAGTAGCATATAAAGAAATTGATAAAATTTACGGTAATTTTGACGAAATTGAAAATAATTTAAAACTTCAAGGGATAATCGCCTTAATGGATCCTCCAAGAGAGGAAGTTGTTCATTCAGTTAATGTTGCTAAAGCTGCTGGTATCAAACCGATTATGATTACTGGTGATGACCTAAATACAGCTAAAGCAATCGCTAAACAAGTTAATATTTTTGATGAATCTAAAGATTTAGCTCTTACATCTGCGACGCTTAAAGAAATAGATGATCAAACCTTAAAAAAAGATATTGAAAAATATTCAGTATACGCAAGAATGTCGCCAGAAGATAAAATGAGAATTATTGATGCGTGACAAGCTAATGATCAAGTAGTTGCTATGACTGGTGACGGAGTTAATGATGCTCCTGCACTTAAGAAAGCAGATATTGGTTGTGCTATGGGGATTACAGGGACTGATGTAGCTAAAGAAACTGCTGATATGATTATTGTTGATGACAATTTCTCGACAATAATTAAATCGGTTGAATCTGGTAGAAAAATTTACCAAACGATTAAGAAAGTTATTCAAAATCTTTTAATTACATCAATAGCTGAAATCTTAGTTGTTTTAATTGGTTTGATTGTTATGTTACCGATATTTAAATCTATTATTAACAATAATGCCGAACTATTAAATAAATTTAAGTTAAACAATATTGATATTAACGATTTATTCGAGAAATTTACGTTGTTTTCAGCTGCGCAATTGTTGTGAATAAATATCTTAACTCACGGATTTCCAGCCATTGCTTTAGGAATTCAAAAATCAAGAAATCAAGTAATGAATGTAAGGCCTTATTTTAAGTATGAAAACATTTTTGCTAGAAGAATGGGCATCGATTTAATATGACAATCATGTTTTATTTCAATAATGTCATTGCTTGCTTATAGTATCGGGATTAGTTATGCTTTAAATTCAACTGATATCCAAACAATTAAATCGTTTAATTTAATCGGTTCTTCAATGAGTTTTATAGTATTAGGAATATCTGCTTCAATTCATTGTTTAAATTTAATGACAGATTCGACTTTATTAAAAGCATCAATAAGACATTATTGATTGGTATATCTTAGTGCGATCTTCTCAGTTAGTTTAATTTTATTAGTATCGTTAATTGGGAAGATATCTTTTGTATTTAAAATGGATGAAAACTTTATTAATAAACCAGAATTAATTGGTTATAGTCTTCTAATGAGTTTTAGTATAGTCCCTGTAATGGAGATTTATAAGCTTTTTACAAATAAAGTGGCTATCAAAAAAGAACCTATAAATGGATTCAAGATGATTACAAAAACACTAAGCAGATAA
- the coaE gene encoding dephospho-CoA kinase (Dephospho-CoA kinase (CoaE) performs the final step in coenzyme A biosynthesis.), whose product MKNAKNKILICLSGKASCGKSMLIDLLNKDGYQTIKLDNLIHEYYEKGKSGYQFVLDNFGSDYIDNEKVNRKKLGDLVFNNPNKLKLLNDFAEKIVKYHLKNIDNQGIIIVEGAAIYNNQERYLDIFDYFVLIQRDQNLIEDSIRAKFAYLKDFNLKKWNPIKENKNFKFDICIQNNSDIMNAYNELKNFLKKINS is encoded by the coding sequence GTGAAAAATGCCAAAAATAAGATTTTAATTTGTTTATCAGGTAAAGCATCGTGCGGGAAATCAATGCTAATTGATTTGTTAAATAAAGATGGTTATCAAACAATTAAACTTGATAATTTAATTCATGAATATTACGAAAAAGGTAAATCGGGTTATCAATTTGTTTTAGATAATTTTGGTAGCGATTACATTGATAATGAAAAAGTTAATCGTAAAAAATTGGGTGATTTAGTTTTTAATAATCCTAACAAATTAAAACTATTAAACGATTTTGCTGAAAAAATTGTGAAATATCATCTAAAAAACATTGACAATCAAGGGATTATCATAGTTGAAGGTGCGGCTATTTATAACAATCAAGAAAGATATCTTGATATTTTTGATTATTTTGTTCTGATTCAGAGAGATCAAAACTTGATTGAAGATTCAATTCGTGCAAAATTCGCTTATTTAAAAGACTTTAATTTAAAAAAATGGAATCCAATTAAGGAAAATAAAAATTTCAAGTTTGATATTTGCATTCAAAATAATAGCGATATCATGAATGCTTATAATGAATTGAAAAATTTTCTAAAAAAAATTAATAGCTAA
- the asnS gene encoding asparagine--tRNA ligase, whose amino-acid sequence MQLIEIKELLSSHSKREGEEVVLVGGFKSIRSSAAIGFIAFSDGTSLETIQIVFKKESIANFDEISKLNLASTILVKGIVRNTPDKKQPFEIQASKILVLKEADASYPLQKKAHGPEFLRENAHLRPRTNKFYAIMKIRSELANAFFEFFKNNDFLYVHAPIITSNDAEGAGESFEVISANEPNYFNKKASLTVSGQFASEAYSQAFKRVFTFGPTFRAEKSHTSKHLSEFWMIEPEVSLMDLEKLTILMEQCIKHAIYYLFEYARPELEWCNENLEPGLIEKLNNVVNNEFARVEYRQAIEILKKAVAEGVNFEVKDIEFGMDLKTEHERYICEKVYKAPVFIVNYPKAIKAFYMKQNDDNLTVAATDLLAPGIGEICGGSQREDSYNKLLSRCLELDLDPEFNNLQWYLDLRKYGYYRSAGFGLGFDRLLMYVTGCDNIRDAIPFPRFHGQLDF is encoded by the coding sequence ATGCAACTTATTGAAATTAAAGAACTACTTAGTTCTCACTCGAAAAGAGAAGGTGAAGAAGTAGTATTAGTTGGAGGTTTTAAATCTATTCGTTCATCTGCAGCGATTGGATTTATTGCTTTTTCTGACGGCACTTCTCTTGAAACAATTCAAATCGTATTTAAAAAAGAAAGCATCGCTAATTTTGATGAAATCAGTAAGTTAAATTTAGCGTCTACAATTTTAGTTAAAGGTATTGTTAGAAATACCCCTGATAAAAAACAACCATTTGAAATTCAAGCTTCTAAAATTTTAGTTTTAAAAGAAGCAGACGCTTCATACCCATTACAAAAGAAAGCTCATGGTCCTGAATTCTTACGTGAAAATGCTCACTTAAGACCTAGAACTAATAAGTTTTATGCGATCATGAAGATTAGAAGTGAATTAGCGAATGCGTTCTTTGAATTTTTCAAAAATAATGACTTCTTATATGTTCATGCACCTATTATCACATCTAATGATGCTGAAGGTGCTGGTGAATCATTCGAAGTAATCAGTGCTAATGAACCAAATTATTTCAATAAAAAAGCAAGCTTAACTGTTAGTGGTCAATTCGCTTCAGAAGCATATTCTCAAGCGTTTAAACGTGTATTTACTTTTGGGCCTACATTCCGTGCAGAAAAATCACACACTTCTAAACATTTATCAGAATTCTGAATGATTGAACCAGAAGTTTCATTAATGGATTTAGAAAAATTAACAATCCTTATGGAACAATGCATTAAGCATGCAATTTATTATTTATTTGAATATGCTAGACCAGAACTAGAATGATGTAATGAAAATCTAGAACCAGGTTTAATTGAAAAATTAAATAATGTGGTTAATAACGAATTTGCTAGAGTTGAATATCGTCAAGCAATCGAAATTCTTAAAAAAGCTGTGGCTGAAGGTGTTAATTTTGAAGTTAAAGATATCGAATTTGGAATGGATCTTAAAACTGAACATGAAAGATACATCTGCGAAAAAGTTTATAAAGCGCCTGTATTCATTGTTAACTATCCAAAAGCAATCAAAGCTTTCTACATGAAACAAAACGATGATAATTTAACTGTTGCTGCTACTGATTTACTAGCTCCAGGCATCGGTGAAATCTGTGGTGGTTCTCAACGTGAAGACAGCTACAACAAATTATTAAGTCGTTGTTTAGAATTAGATCTAGATCCAGAATTTAATAACTTGCAATGATATTTAGATCTAAGAAAATACGGTTACTACCGTTCAGCAGGTTTTGGTTTAGGGTTTGATCGTCTATTAATGTATGTTACAGGTTGTGACAACATTCGTGACGCAATTCCTTTCCCTCGTTTCCATGGGCAACTTGATTTTTAG
- a CDS encoding replication initiation and membrane attachment family protein, whose protein sequence is MIDYEELYEIHKMNGGFSDFGLITNVYIHILGPDATMFYMWLINDHQVYMNELCKKNTLPLSRILSSLRISKKQLNDFRNLLEGMSLIKTYKEEKQSDKQIIYKFCLAKMLDWESLVSQEEIKKRLISKIGHEEYFRLSSLYSNKNIGGSNVNVSSTFHQVYKPNGTDEFNHIIKPTKTLVNIDDLSLSDFEISEETKTALISLCESYNPTEDDLKKIINSTENINDVYELTKAISDYTKTVDQVEDNAIPQNMSRNESFYSAFCPNDLEMKILKEYRTMNSEKYLRGIYRRNLFPREVELIEKIKKEHSNKEHIVNAILDFAAHFTLTDQIQFEYVEKISNTLKLKNIAKLNDAVKFFRKAYRNKKTDNFKSAVAKGN, encoded by the coding sequence ATGATTGATTACGAAGAGTTATACGAGATACATAAAATGAATGGTGGGTTTAGTGATTTTGGTCTCATCACTAATGTTTATATCCATATTCTAGGTCCTGATGCTACTATGTTTTATATGTGGTTGATTAATGATCATCAAGTATATATGAACGAGTTATGCAAGAAGAATACTTTACCTTTATCTCGTATCTTAAGTAGTTTAAGAATCTCTAAAAAACAACTAAACGATTTTAGAAATTTACTAGAAGGCATGAGTTTAATCAAAACTTATAAAGAAGAAAAACAATCTGATAAACAGATTATTTATAAATTTTGTTTAGCAAAAATGCTTGATTGAGAGAGTTTGGTTTCTCAAGAAGAAATAAAGAAAAGATTAATATCTAAAATAGGTCACGAGGAATACTTTAGATTAAGTAGTCTTTATTCTAATAAAAATATTGGCGGAAGTAATGTTAATGTCTCATCGACCTTTCATCAAGTTTATAAGCCTAATGGTACTGATGAATTCAATCATATTATCAAACCAACAAAGACATTAGTTAATATTGATGATCTTTCGCTTAGTGATTTTGAAATATCTGAAGAAACTAAAACAGCATTAATTAGTTTATGTGAATCATATAATCCTACTGAAGATGATTTGAAAAAAATTATTAATAGCACAGAAAACATTAATGATGTTTATGAATTAACGAAAGCTATCTCTGATTACACAAAAACTGTAGATCAAGTTGAAGACAATGCTATTCCGCAAAATATGTCTAGGAATGAAAGTTTCTATAGCGCATTTTGTCCTAATGACTTAGAAATGAAAATTCTAAAAGAATATCGTACAATGAATAGCGAAAAATACTTAAGAGGTATTTATCGTAGAAATTTATTCCCTAGAGAAGTTGAATTAATTGAAAAAATCAAAAAAGAGCATTCTAATAAAGAGCATATTGTTAATGCGATTTTAGATTTTGCCGCTCACTTTACTTTAACAGATCAGATTCAATTTGAGTACGTAGAAAAAATTTCTAATACTTTAAAATTAAAGAATATAGCAAAATTAAACGATGCAGTTAAGTTTTTTAGAAAAGCATATCGTAATAAGAAAACTGATAATTTCAAATCTGCTGTAGCAAAAGGAAATTAA
- the pgsA gene encoding CDP-diacylglycerol--glycerol-3-phosphate 3-phosphatidyltransferase: MGNLIFRNIPNFLTALRIFLLIPILVLFYFSQSDKNTVYQIDFASLDTLRINLYFLIIGILFVVASISDFLDGYLARKYKLVSTFGKVFDPIADKLLVNSVLIYFAYIGVVNFYLVIILILRDTYIDGLRMFVSTKNIVVPANIFGKLKTTVQMLAIIVTFFIRGQFSSTNTIVDQVFNIGYYLATFLSVLSGGIYSYQIFKKFKTININTK, translated from the coding sequence ATGGGCAACTTGATTTTTAGAAACATCCCTAATTTTTTAACTGCTTTAAGAATTTTTTTACTAATCCCAATTTTAGTATTATTTTATTTTAGTCAATCTGATAAAAATACCGTTTATCAGATTGATTTTGCATCTTTAGATACTCTAAGAATAAACCTTTATTTCTTGATTATTGGGATCTTATTTGTAGTTGCGTCAATATCTGATTTTTTAGATGGATATTTAGCAAGAAAATATAAATTAGTATCAACATTTGGGAAAGTATTTGATCCGATAGCGGATAAACTATTGGTAAACAGCGTACTAATTTACTTTGCTTATATTGGTGTTGTTAATTTTTATTTAGTAATTATCCTAATCCTTAGAGATACCTACATTGACGGTCTAAGAATGTTTGTTTCGACTAAAAATATTGTTGTGCCAGCTAATATTTTTGGTAAATTAAAAACAACAGTTCAGATGTTAGCAATCATTGTTACATTCTTTATTCGTGGACAGTTTTCTTCAACAAATACTATTGTTGATCAGGTTTTTAATATAGGTTATTATTTAGCTACTTTCTTATCAGTATTATCTGGCGGAATTTATTCTTATCAAATCTTTAAGAAATTTAAAACGATTAATATAAACACAAAATAA
- a CDS encoding 2-C-methyl-D-erythritol 4-phosphate cytidylyltransferase — MKQKNKTVGVILASGSSRRLNLTKQLKQFYLVDNKMIYEYSLDLFLSSKLFNEIYLVVNREYLEQIQAKHINQKEVNVIQGSTINRHASFINAINKIKDKYDGDTKLIIHDSARANINKECLIDCINELDKSEVVTLYYDISSTVISIDENNQFKNLLDRNKTKMIYTPQGTWLRNIKDLTNINEDYLDLTHFLLKLKGIKPHLIRANIDCFKITTLDDLKRFEALIKYKENE; from the coding sequence ATGAAACAAAAAAATAAAACAGTTGGCGTTATTTTAGCTAGCGGTTCTTCTAGAAGATTGAATTTAACTAAACAACTAAAACAGTTTTATTTAGTTGACAATAAAATGATCTATGAATACAGTCTCGATCTTTTTTTATCATCTAAATTATTTAATGAGATATATTTAGTTGTTAATCGAGAATATTTAGAACAAATCCAAGCTAAACATATTAATCAAAAAGAAGTTAATGTTATTCAAGGATCAACAATCAATCGGCATGCATCTTTTATTAACGCTATAAATAAAATAAAAGATAAGTACGATGGCGACACAAAGCTTATTATTCATGACAGTGCTAGAGCCAATATTAATAAGGAATGTTTAATCGATTGTATCAATGAATTAGATAAATCCGAAGTTGTTACTCTATATTATGACATTTCTTCAACAGTTATCTCGATTGATGAAAATAATCAATTCAAGAATCTTCTTGATCGAAATAAGACTAAAATGATCTATACTCCCCAAGGGACTTGATTAAGAAATATAAAAGATTTAACTAATATCAATGAAGATTATTTAGATTTAACTCATTTTTTATTAAAATTAAAGGGTATAAAACCCCATTTGATAAGGGCTAATATTGATTGTTTCAAGATAACTACACTAGATGACTTAAAGCGTTTTGAAGCATTAATAAAATACAAAGAAAATGAATAA
- a CDS encoding IgG-blocking protein M yields MKHKKYTLRKYNKTLVWIFSSVVTLSLLISGIVYTSVKISNSYNANSKSNILDNNDLPRPNILIGYQTIAKFKIENLEFELQKNLYSSIVNNLSIKSSVSLVSDEDDKNDNQTDNNKKPAPIKIFAKQKTNHTSDFISGYPDDDNNHYQSPYYYNDRVFMPILDSNQIYQKNERSYNDIFSNRYEGWNASDFNNINNKISYYKYEASSRLIEKINPSQTQVMAMNINLYQANSFFINETLKKYNPDFVILDNADNNIMKQLEFPSSVKKLTIKSNLLSKFDFNLSNNDIKELELYTPYLTEYNPLALNPDTHLIFDTALSKPFQEINLYGTSLTNEQALGVFQDVYVRRFYERYTQGQFSGGYITSLDFSNTGITSINNFIVKNLDENFDVYALSIKYSDNDANKISILKTDSWNRSENNVNVTIENNNTNRSIEDKKPKKVTNPVTNTESKERELRLVVSSEKEVLPEVVLRVVGEYLANNHKIKDLDISKIRLKNSSLIELAKNFKEKLPYLIIKN; encoded by the coding sequence ATGAAACACAAAAAATATACTTTGCGAAAATATAACAAGACATTAGTTTGGATCTTTTCATCAGTAGTAACACTTTCCTTACTTATCAGCGGGATTGTTTATACTTCTGTGAAGATATCTAACTCATATAATGCTAACAGTAAGTCAAACATCTTGGATAATAATGACCTACCCAGACCTAATATTCTTATTGGTTATCAAACTATTGCAAAGTTTAAAATTGAAAATCTAGAATTTGAATTACAAAAAAATCTATATAGTTCAATTGTTAATAATTTATCTATTAAAAGTTCTGTATCACTTGTAAGCGACGAAGATGATAAGAACGATAATCAAACTGATAATAATAAAAAACCTGCACCAATAAAAATTTTCGCTAAGCAAAAAACTAACCATACAAGCGATTTTATCTCCGGTTATCCTGATGATGATAACAATCATTATCAATCGCCATACTATTACAACGATCGTGTGTTTATGCCGATCTTAGATTCTAACCAAATATATCAAAAAAACGAAAGATCTTATAATGATATATTTTCTAATCGTTACGAAGGTTGGAATGCTTCAGATTTCAATAATATTAATAATAAAATTTCTTATTACAAATATGAAGCTAGTTCTAGATTAATTGAAAAAATTAATCCTAGTCAAACTCAAGTTATGGCGATGAACATTAATTTGTATCAAGCTAATAGTTTCTTTATTAACGAAACGCTAAAAAAATATAATCCTGATTTTGTTATCTTGGATAATGCTGATAACAATATAATGAAACAACTAGAATTCCCTAGTTCAGTTAAAAAATTAACAATAAAATCAAATCTACTTAGTAAATTTGATTTCAATTTAAGTAATAATGATATTAAAGAATTAGAACTATACACGCCTTATTTAACAGAATACAATCCTTTAGCTCTAAATCCTGATACGCATTTAATTTTTGACACCGCTTTATCTAAACCGTTCCAAGAAATTAATCTTTATGGAACTAGTTTAACTAACGAACAAGCTTTAGGTGTTTTTCAAGATGTTTATGTAAGACGTTTTTATGAACGTTATACTCAAGGGCAATTCTCTGGTGGTTATATAACATCATTAGATTTTAGTAATACCGGCATTACTTCAATCAACAACTTCATTGTTAAAAATCTAGACGAAAACTTTGATGTGTATGCTTTAAGTATTAAATATAGTGATAATGACGCTAATAAGATTTCAATTCTTAAAACTGATAGTTGAAATAGATCAGAAAATAACGTTAATGTAACCATTGAAAATAATAATACAAATAGGTCTATTGAAGATAAGAAACCTAAAAAGGTAACTAATCCAGTAACAAATACTGAATCTAAAGAACGAGAATTGCGCTTAGTAGTATCTTCTGAAAAAGAAGTATTACCTGAAGTTGTTTTGCGTGTTGTCGGTGAATATTTAGCTAACAACCATAAAATTAAGGATTTAGATATTTCTAAAATTCGTTTAAAAAATAGTTCTTTAATTGAATTAGCAAAAAACTTTAAAGAAAAACTTCCTTACCTAATTATTAAAAACTAG
- a CDS encoding P68 family surface lipoprotein encodes MKLISKLSRVLFSIGLSGIIFSSCSFSSKEQEPKKTIIFQSAQNKSFPLDRIMHSLVETYNKNHANNPDFLKVVYQNSEITKVDSEFKLANTISHKIKQKSDNVPNLFLGSISGSSLINQYQRILDVSSDEFFKSQPFIEQINQITKKIVGVNHSNQSALPFDLTDLDVLYFNKPVMLKLFSIFEAGGGIVVKQSKIYNHLITKTALPEDSFWLKLTPKSHDVFKGKTIDDSTFDNLESIFKFSSIIYNGIDFSIATPDANYSILEIDYERNLFTKHLWNKLGNSEETFLWNLKANPKNDKEFAVNFDNFKNEQTREITKKTIQFWYDNIKVFRTKNKFDIRSIKLNNSGKDNFSFNDIRNSNAAFAIGPTVGISQATISKYSIDNFIANKNNKSDLEIIKDAEQKFVKPDDVYWTSQITKIDDSDKYTYQIGGSYLIPISSGDEKVDKATINFIKFLYSYKNSGWINPSDPIIETIEDRSGYFVPLKSNWKAENVRRNNQIKELKKSFDYSKLTNEQKIDLYKNKAQEWDSYYFMQSGLTIRNGIAVLLDNNKTNVSIVDIKNDAKTAKTFKFISDNILNTSVFNSNSITPDKIFELIDKELDK; translated from the coding sequence ATGAAGTTAATAAGTAAACTATCTCGCGTTTTATTTTCAATAGGTTTGTCTGGAATTATTTTTAGTTCTTGTTCATTTTCATCAAAAGAACAAGAACCTAAAAAAACGATTATTTTTCAGAGTGCGCAAAATAAATCATTTCCATTAGACCGGATAATGCATTCGCTTGTGGAAACTTATAATAAAAATCACGCGAATAATCCTGATTTTTTAAAAGTAGTATATCAAAACTCAGAAATAACTAAAGTTGATTCAGAATTCAAATTAGCTAATACGATTTCACATAAAATTAAACAAAAATCTGATAATGTACCTAATTTGTTTTTAGGTAGTATTTCTGGGTCAAGTTTAATCAATCAATATCAAAGAATTCTCGATGTTAGCTCTGATGAATTCTTTAAGTCTCAACCATTTATTGAACAAATCAATCAGATTACTAAAAAAATAGTTGGTGTTAATCATTCAAATCAAAGCGCATTACCGTTCGATTTAACTGATTTAGATGTTTTATATTTTAATAAACCAGTAATGCTAAAACTATTTAGCATTTTTGAAGCAGGTGGCGGAATAGTTGTTAAACAATCTAAGATATATAATCACTTAATCACTAAAACTGCGTTACCAGAAGATAGTTTTTGATTAAAATTAACTCCAAAATCTCATGATGTTTTTAAAGGTAAAACAATTGATGATTCTACCTTTGACAATCTAGAATCAATATTTAAATTTAGTAGCATTATATACAACGGAATTGATTTTTCAATTGCTACTCCTGATGCAAATTATTCAATTCTAGAAATTGATTATGAAAGAAATTTATTCACTAAACATTTATGAAATAAATTAGGTAATTCTGAAGAAACATTCTTATGAAATTTAAAAGCGAATCCTAAAAATGATAAAGAATTTGCGGTAAATTTTGATAATTTTAAGAATGAACAAACAAGAGAAATAACTAAAAAAACGATTCAATTTTGATACGATAATATTAAAGTTTTTAGAACAAAAAATAAATTTGATATCAGATCAATTAAATTAAATAATAGCGGTAAAGATAATTTTAGTTTTAATGATATTAGAAATAGCAATGCTGCATTTGCGATTGGGCCGACAGTAGGTATATCCCAAGCAACAATATCTAAATATTCAATAGATAATTTTATTGCTAATAAAAATAATAAATCAGATCTAGAAATAATTAAAGATGCAGAACAAAAATTTGTTAAACCAGATGATGTTTATTGAACATCACAAATAACTAAAATTGATGATTCAGATAAATATACTTACCAAATAGGCGGATCTTATTTAATTCCAATTTCATCAGGTGATGAAAAAGTCGATAAAGCAACCATTAACTTTATTAAATTTTTATATTCATATAAAAATTCTGGTTGAATAAATCCTAGCGATCCTATAATTGAAACTATTGAAGATAGAAGTGGATACTTTGTTCCTTTAAAGAGTAACTGAAAAGCAGAAAACGTTAGAAGAAATAATCAAATTAAGGAATTGAAAAAAAGTTTTGATTATTCCAAACTGACGAATGAACAAAAAATCGATTTATATAAAAATAAAGCGCAAGAATGAGATTCTTATTACTTTATGCAATCAGGTTTAACGATAAGAAACGGAATTGCCGTTCTTCTTGATAACAATAAAACAAATGTTTCTATAGTTGATATTAAAAATGATGCTAAAACAGCAAAGACGTTTAAATTTATTAGTGATAACATTTTAAATACATCGGTATTTAATTCTAATTCGATCACACCTGATAAAATATTCGAATTGATTGATAAAGAGTTAGATAAATAA